From Chloroflexota bacterium, one genomic window encodes:
- a CDS encoding biotin attachment protein, with amino-acid sequence MDVEVIMPRLGQEMTKGTIVEWYKKEGDQLEEGEPLFMVDTEKATMDVESEVSGVLKKILIGENEEVPVGEVVAIIETQG; translated from the coding sequence ATGGATGTCGAGGTTATCATGCCCCGGCTGGGCCAGGAGATGACCAAGGGAACCATAGTCGAGTGGTATAAAAAAGAGGGCGACCAATTGGAAGAAGGCGAACCTCTATTTATGGTAGATACCGAGAAAGCAACTATGGACGTGGAGTCAGAAGTGAGTGGCGTGCTCAAGAAGATATTGATTGGTGAAAACGAAGAAGTGCCTGTTGGTGAAGTTGTGGCCATAATAGAAACGCAGGGGTAA
- a CDS encoding 2-oxo acid dehydrogenase subunit E2, translating to MSSGNAEGERGTENPVAESIPLKGWRKALAEHMLSSHLTCAEVTQMREVDATELVNLRQSLLDRFEDDYGFRLSHTHLLIKAVAQALREHPIVNSSLVGEEIRIYRDVNISMAVALDNGQLLAPVIRQADRKSIVEVAQEAIKLTGQVRSKRFNLDILSGGTFTITNAGMYGTDFVTPLINAPQSAALGVGRLVPKPVVRENQIVIRTMMGLSLTYDHRVLAGVTAAQFFQTLEQIIQDLRQMELGN from the coding sequence ATGAGCTCAGGAAATGCTGAAGGAGAACGGGGTACGGAAAATCCAGTAGCCGAGTCGATACCCTTAAAGGGATGGCGTAAAGCCCTTGCCGAACACATGCTCAGCAGTCACCTGACCTGTGCCGAGGTCACGCAGATGCGGGAGGTTGACGCCACCGAGTTGGTAAATCTTCGCCAGTCACTCCTTGACCGCTTTGAAGACGACTATGGTTTTCGTCTGTCCCACACCCACCTGCTGATAAAAGCGGTGGCTCAAGCCCTGCGGGAGCACCCGATAGTTAACTCTTCTCTGGTTGGGGAAGAAATTAGGATCTACCGTGACGTTAATATCTCTATGGCGGTGGCCCTTGATAACGGCCAATTACTGGCACCGGTAATACGCCAGGCAGACCGGAAATCAATTGTTGAGGTGGCTCAAGAGGCAATCAAACTGACGGGGCAGGTGAGAAGCAAAAGGTTTAACCTAGATATCCTCAGTGGCGGCACCTTTACCATAACCAACGCCGGAATGTATGGCACTGATTTTGTCACGCCTTTAATTAACGCCCCACAGAGTGCGGCTCTGGGCGTGGGGAGGTTGGTGCCGAAACCAGTAGTACGGGAGAATCAGATCGTTATCAGGACAATGATGGGCCTGAGTCTGACCTATGACCACCGTGTTTTAGCTGGCGTGACGGCTGCTCAGTTCTTCCAGACCTTGGAGCAGATTATTCAAGACCTGAGGCAAATGGAACTCGGCAACTAG
- a CDS encoding thiamine pyrophosphate-dependent dehydrogenase E1 component subunit alpha, translating to MALSNELLLRIYRDMIRQRALDYQLVKSAKSGKMSPGWHSGLGQDAIVAPVALLRPDDYVTYTHRGCYVWIARGMSMKEILAEFHGKATGCAGGYGGTHIAKPSLGILGRSGMQGGHFPLAVGMGISAQMKGKGQVVMMFFGDGCGTRGHLHEAFNFASIWKLPIIWMCENNRLSMSVKLEKTWAIRQIAKIADNYAMPGKTVDGNDVIAVAEATSEFIERARKGEGPALLEMMTYRWRGHVEGDPMTYRTREEVREWQKKDPVPRFEKELLDRGLLTNEDIVRIHEEADDEVAEAQKFADESPEPNPEEIFSKLYATSHT from the coding sequence ATGGCATTATCAAACGAATTATTGTTGCGGATCTATCGTGATATGATCCGACAAAGAGCTCTGGACTATCAGTTAGTTAAAAGTGCCAAATCCGGTAAGATGTCACCTGGGTGGCATAGTGGACTTGGGCAGGATGCCATCGTTGCCCCGGTGGCGCTTCTTCGTCCGGATGACTATGTTACTTACACCCACCGTGGCTGCTATGTCTGGATTGCCCGGGGTATGTCAATGAAAGAAATACTGGCCGAATTTCATGGCAAAGCTACCGGCTGTGCTGGAGGGTATGGCGGTACCCACATCGCCAAGCCCAGCCTGGGCATTTTGGGCCGCAGCGGGATGCAGGGGGGCCACTTCCCGCTCGCCGTAGGAATGGGCATTTCGGCCCAGATGAAGGGTAAGGGACAGGTGGTGATGATGTTCTTCGGTGATGGCTGCGGCACCAGAGGACACTTGCACGAAGCTTTTAATTTCGCCTCAATATGGAAGTTACCCATTATCTGGATGTGTGAGAACAACAGGCTGTCAATGTCAGTAAAGCTGGAGAAAACCTGGGCGATTAGGCAGATCGCGAAGATAGCTGATAATTATGCCATGCCGGGCAAGACCGTGGACGGAAATGACGTAATTGCCGTAGCAGAGGCAACCAGTGAGTTTATCGAGAGGGCGAGGAAAGGTGAAGGTCCAGCCTTACTAGAAATGATGACCTATCGCTGGCGTGGCCACGTGGAAGGTGACCCGATGACCTATCGGACCAGGGAAGAGGTACGGGAATGGCAGAAGAAGGACCCAGTGCCGCGGTTTGAGAAAGAATTACTGGATAGAGGGCTGCTCACTAATGAGGACATCGTCAGAATACATGAAGAAGCTGATGATGAGGTAGCTGAGGCCCAGAAGTTCGCTGATGAAAGTCCAGAACCGAACCCCGAGGAAATCTTCAGCAAATTGTATGCGACCTCTCATACTTAG
- a CDS encoding alpha-ketoacid dehydrogenase subunit beta, with protein sequence MREITTAQAIQEAVAEEMRRDERVYLIGEAVGPGGVAPTRPPEEIFKEFGEFRVRETGIIEPTLAASATGAALSGMRPIVDFSFADFMFPAWNEIYQAGLWRAGHGAAEDMKVPLVYVAGIMGYSGGGFSHSRAPVANIWHGPGLKLVLPTTPYDAKGLLKTAIRDDNPVAFLVHRFHYPVKGPVPEEEYLIPLGQAVVRKEGKDVTIVADGYQVTLSLHVAEDLAEEGISVEVIDPRTLEPLDIDTILASVEKTGRLVIVDEDYIRCGPHAEIAFQVQECVFKFLKAPVQRVGNLNVPIPLSRVLLEAALPTKEKIITAVKKTLA encoded by the coding sequence ATGCGAGAGATAACCACAGCACAGGCGATACAAGAAGCGGTAGCTGAGGAAATGAGGCGGGATGAGAGAGTATACCTCATCGGTGAAGCTGTAGGTCCAGGAGGTGTAGCTCCAACACGACCCCCGGAAGAGATCTTTAAGGAATTTGGCGAATTCCGAGTAAGGGAGACCGGCATTATAGAGCCTACACTGGCTGCTTCGGCTACTGGGGCTGCCCTGAGTGGTATGCGGCCAATCGTCGATTTTTCTTTTGCTGACTTTATGTTCCCTGCCTGGAATGAAATCTATCAGGCCGGACTGTGGCGCGCTGGGCATGGCGCTGCTGAGGATATGAAGGTGCCCTTGGTCTACGTGGCGGGCATAATGGGCTATAGCGGCGGTGGGTTCTCACATAGCCGGGCACCCGTCGCTAACATCTGGCACGGGCCTGGCCTCAAACTGGTTCTCCCGACTACCCCCTACGACGCCAAAGGTCTGCTCAAAACTGCCATCAGGGATGATAATCCGGTGGCCTTCTTGGTACACCGTTTCCACTACCCGGTGAAAGGTCCGGTTCCTGAGGAAGAATACCTGATTCCCCTAGGTCAGGCGGTGGTGAGAAAAGAAGGGAAAGACGTCACTATTGTTGCTGATGGCTATCAGGTAACCCTCTCACTCCACGTAGCGGAGGACCTGGCAGAAGAGGGTATCAGCGTTGAAGTCATTGATCCCCGTACTCTAGAACCACTGGATATTGATACCATTCTAGCTTCGGTGGAAAAGACAGGTCGGCTGGTGATAGTTGACGAGGACTATATCAGATGTGGCCCCCATGCCGAAATAGCTTTTCAGGTACAGGAATGCGTCTTCAAATTCCTGAAGGCACCGGTACAGAGGGTCGGTAATCTTAATGTGCCGATTCCATTATCCAGGGTCCTGCTCGAAGCGGCATTGCCCACGAAGGAGAAGATTATCACCGCGGTGAAAAAAACGTTGGCTTAG
- a CDS encoding cupin domain-containing protein, whose protein sequence is MPKFVYDGWSFPAVKAAPPNERFLKIIMSPEVSGYKEATVLFSHIPPGSGTGMHTHTSDEIMYVIGRGESKVGDEVTKLEADSVIFAPKGVAHECRNTSETETLKIFCVYIPPLELSELLAKLADKTKEYLLRQK, encoded by the coding sequence ATGCCAAAATTTGTCTATGATGGCTGGTCATTTCCAGCGGTGAAGGCGGCCCCGCCGAATGAAAGGTTCCTGAAGATAATAATGTCTCCGGAGGTAAGTGGTTACAAAGAGGCAACTGTTCTTTTCTCTCACATTCCACCAGGTAGCGGGACAGGTATGCATACTCATACCAGTGATGAAATAATGTATGTCATTGGCCGCGGTGAGAGCAAGGTAGGTGATGAAGTAACCAAGCTGGAGGCGGATTCGGTAATATTTGCCCCAAAAGGTGTAGCGCATGAATGCCGTAACACTAGCGAAACAGAAACCCTGAAAATATTTTGTGTCTACATACCGCCTCTGGAATTGAGTGAACTCCTGGCTAAGTTAGCTGATAAAACAAAGGAGTATCTACTACGGCAAAAATAA